The genomic window GGCTAATATTAGCCTTCAATTAGCTCTTTTAAGCTGGTAAGTATATTTTATGCCCATAAACATTGGCTCAAATGCGTTTTCGTGCTATACTACCCATTGATAAGTTCATTGGCAATTTTACCATTAACGGTACAAATACCATGGCAAAGATGACCAAATCTCAGCTCATGGCACATCTCTCAGAGAAGTCCGGCCTCTCCAAAAAAGAGGTTACCAGTATGATGGACCTTCTCGTCGAGACTGCTTATGGCGAGGTCAAGTCCTCTGGTGAATTCACCGTTCCCGGCTTAGGGAAATTGGTGAAGAAACACCGCGCAGCACGGTCTGGCCGCAATCCGGCGACTGGTGCAACGATCCAAATTCCGGCCAAAACGGTCGTGAAGTTCCGCGTTGCGAAAGCTGCAAAGGAAGCTATTCTCTAAGATCCAATAGAGAACAACAAAAAAGACTTGCATGATTGCGAGTCTTTTTTGTATTGCGATTATTTTTCCTTTATCGCTTTTGAGTATTCGGTATGCCAGGTGCAGAAAGGACAATCAGGAGCAGGTTTTGGCATTTTGCCATTCAATACTGATATGGCCTTCTTAAAAGCTTCAAATGAGTGCTGCGGGTCAGTCTTGAGAGTTTTCAAAGTAATTTCCATGGGGAACCGATTGTGTAGGTCATCCGATTGTGCTGGATAAAAATACAATAAATGGCCAATGCCACTCGAGGGTCGATTGTTTTTTTCTAACAGAAAAGCGTACGTATCAAGCTGCATTTGATATGCCGGAATCATTGGCCGTTCATTTGGATCAGAACTAGATGTTTTGTGATCTACAGGCGTGTAGGTACCCTTCTTGGTGACTAAACACTCATCGAGCTTACCCATTAAGCCATAATCCTCATCGTGATGGTAGAAATATACTTCCTGGAATGGATGCTGGAGTGTGCCATCGACTTTGCCTTCGAGAAGTGGCGGCAATTCGCCAATTGGTCGGTAGAGGTCAAAATATTTTTTTATAATCACGTCAAACCGGTTTGCCAATCGGGAGACAATCCCCTCTGGTTGGCGCAATTTTTTCTTATACTGAAGCCAAAAACATCGAGGGCATCGGTTAACGGTTTCTAAGCCAGTTGGTGAAAGCCAGATTTTCTTTTTTTGGGAATACGCCATAATAGATTCTATTTAAAATAAACGCGGTCGCCAATGCGCAGGTCAATATATTCACGAGGGTTTTTTTCTGCAATTACTCCTTCACTGACGATACGCCGCAGTTTTTCCAGCTGACTCTCAACAGCGCTGCTCGTATCAAAATAAATTGCGTATGGTTGATCAATAATATGTACCTTCAGTTGGGTAGACAATTTATTCGCCAGTGAGTAATTAAAAATTGGCAGGCTTGGGATTTCTTTTATCGCGGCGTGAACCGTGGAAATAAAACTTATTTTTTCTGAATCAAAAATTTCTTGTCCAATTGAAACGCCTTCCATTGAGTCATCTATAATCTGTGCCATGCCACTCCCCTCTTGCGTGATATCAGCAATAGCTCGAATAATAATACCTTGATTATTAACAAAATAGTAGGCGTTTTGGGAATACCAAATAAGCGAGGGGGGCGTTTCGGTAACCGTAATAGATATTGTTTTCTTAAAAAGTTGTACGTCAATAGTCGCTACGCTAAAAGCAAAGGCGTCTTTAATATGCTGCCCCTCGCGTGTTTCATCAAAAGCAAATAAATTTGATTGCGGTATGAGACCCCAGCGATGTTTTTTTAAATCTTTTGTAATAGTTGAAAAAACAGCGCGTGCTTGATCGTTATTGGTACCGGTTATTTGGACCGTCGCCACTGCCAACCAAGGGCTCAGCAGCAAGAAATAAATGATTGCAAGCAACAGGCAGATGCCTGCCCAAGCCACCAGGCCAAAATGCTCAATCACAAAAGATTTCCAATTTCGCTGGACATTAATCGGGTTCTGGTGATAGCCAGATGATTCCCCTCCACGGTAACGGTATGATACAGGGATTGGCATAGGTTAATGGTACCAATTGCTCTTTGGCTGGTATGAGGTAAGCAAGTTCTTCTTTTGCTTAAATCGTTCAAGAGCGAGCGCTATAAGTTTTTCTAGCAGTTTAGAATAGGACAGCCCCGACGCCTGCCACAGCTTCGGATACATAGAGATCGAGGTAAATCCCGGAATAGTATTAATTTCATTCAAAAATACCCGGCCATCTTTTTTTGATACGAGGAAATCCACCCGGGCTAAACCAGCGCAATTGCAGGCGGTAAAAGCCTGGACTGCCCACCGCTGAATGGCGGTTATAATGTTTTTGGGCAGGCGGGCGGGAATCTGGTCAAAGGACTTGCCGTCTACATACTTCGCATCATAATCATAGAACTCATTTGAAGAAATTATTTCTCCGGGCAGTGATGCTTGGGGCTGGTCATTACCCAGCACCGCCACTTCAATTTCCCGCGGTTGAACAACCGCTTTTTCTATAATAATTTTGCGATCGTAGCGGCCGGCGTAGCGAATGGCAGCAATCAGGTCTCGCTGTGTTTTCACCTTTGATATGCCGACGGACGAACCCAGATTGGCCGGTTTCACAAACACCGGATAACCTAATTGCTGAACCGCGCGTAACACAGTAGCGCGTCGCTTCGATAGGTCGTCGAGTTTGACAGAGGTGTAGGGCACTACCGGAATGTCCAACTGTTGACATACCTGCTTTTGTACGACTTTATCCATGGCCACGGCAGAACCAAGCACGCCAGACCCGACGTACGGAATGTTAGCAAGCTCCAACAAGCCCTGGATCGTGCCATCTTCGCCGTATGGTCCGTGCAGCACTGGAAATACAACATCGAGCGTAGATAATTGGTGCTCAATTTTTTTCTTGGTCCTTACCGTTACCAATCCACGAGCATTCGCGTCCGGTGTAATAATCGACTCTGAAGGTGTCGAAAGCTGCGTGTTACCTTTAAGCCGTCGCAGTGGATTTGCCTCGGTGACCCAGGCGCCGGATTTAGTTATACCAATCGGAACAACCTCAAATTTTTTCGGATTTAAATGCTGCATCACGGACGTGGCTGAAACAAGCGAAACTTCATGCTCGCTTGAGCGTCCGCCAAAAATGATGCCTATTCTAATCCGTTTAGCCATACGTATTACGTTTCCTTTTCGGTTGGCTCGTCTGGTTTATGCTCCCAGAGGCCGGATCCATCTACATATTCGGGATGCCCTGAATCACTACCAGCCATGCACGAGGTGCATTCGCCAAAAGTTTCACCGGCTCGGTAGTGGTGGGAAAATCCGCAAGGAGAGCAAACGTAATTCCCTTCGAGCGGGACAATTTCTCCTTTATCAAATACTTTGGTTTCTTGCATAGGTAGTTTATGCCACGATTATACGTGGAATTAATGGGTTTATTCGAGTGACAATTTCATAGTTGATAGTTCCTGCGTGATGCGCTAAGTCGTCTGCAGATATCCGTACGGCTCCAGTATAGCCAATGAGCGTGGCTCTGTCACTTGCCGCGACGCTCGACACTCCGGTGACATCCACCATCATGAGATTCATGCAAATCCGGCCACGGACCGGGCATTTCTTGCCTTTTATAATTACCGAAGCGACATTAGACAGCTTTCGATCATAGCCATCCCAATAGCCAACCGGCAGTATAGCTAATTTCATAGCGTGTGCTGAGCGGTATGTTTGGCCATATCCAATGCGACTTCCCGCCGGAATTTCTTTTACTTGGATGACACGCGTGTGCCAGGATAAGGCAGGCAGCAAGCGGACTGAGGTATGTTTCGATTCAATTGAATTCAGCCCATACAATGCGATACCGGCACGAACGAGGTCAAGATGAGTCCTCGGGTTAAGCATGAGGGCGGCTGAACAGGCCGCATGTTTAATTGGTATGCGTATTCCGGCAGTTTCAATGGATGTTATGACATTTGCAAATAGCGCGTGCTGTCGTTTGGTAACTTTTTGATCGGGGTTTTCTGCATCAGCAAAATGGGTAAAAATCCCCTCCACCACTAGGTGATCAAGTGCTCTTAATTTGAGCGCGAGTCGAACCGCGTCAGCAGGTAGCACGCCAAGGCGAGATGTGCCGGTGTCTATTTTCAAATGGACATAGGCCTTCACTTGTAGCTGTTTTGCTACTGCATTAATTGATCGGGCAGCAGATAGCCCGTATACCGGTAGCCGGATTTTTTTTCGAATGACATCAGAGAGTAAGGCGGGGTCGAAAAAACTCAAGATAAGAATTTTAGCGTGGCGGTTTAATTGCCGCAATCGAAGCGCTTCATCTGCATTTACCACGCCAATCCAGGCTGTCCGCGCTGCAGTTAGGATTTTCGTGAGCTGCTCAAATCCATGTCCGTATGCGTTGCTTTTAATAATCGGCATGAATTGGGTGCCGGGCGAAAGCAAACGTCGCAGCGTGCGGATGTTATGCAATATCGCGCTGCGTGAAATTTCCACCCAGGTGATTGGCAGGTGTTGAGACATGATTACGACGTAATTGAAGTTAAACCAAAGGTAAATGGATGCAGTACTTTTGGTATGGCGATTGATCCGTCGGCCCGCTGATGCTGTTCAAGGATGGCAATCAAGGTACGCGGGGTCATCGCGGTTGCATTGAGGATATGCACAAACTGAGTTTTGCCTTCCTTGGTTTTATAGCGGATATTATTCAAACGTGCTTGATAATCGGTACAATTGGACGCAGAATGGGTTTCACGGTATTTCTTCTCGGACGGTATCCAACATTCGAGATCGGTGACGCGCGATGACGGACGTGGCAAATCCCCGGTGCATACGGCGAGTAAATGATACGATAACTCCAGTTGAGATATGATTGACTCCTGTAGGGCGACGAGCTCATCGAAGACTTTAACTGCGTTGTGTGGAGTCGTCAGCACGACCAATTCTTGCTTATCGAATTGATGGACTCGTAAGATTCCTTTAGTGTCTTTACCGTAGCTTCCCGCTTCTCGTCGGAAGCAGCTGGAGTATGTGGTATATTTTCGCGGCAAATCAGTTTCCTGAAGTATTTCGTCGCGGTGATATGGCAAGAGCGCGTGCTCGCCTGTTCCTACCAAATACAGCCCATCCTGTTCCAATAGATAAGCCTCACCCCCCTCAACATACGAATCGTAGCCACTATCAACCATAACTTCTTTTTTAACCAACACCGGTGAATAAAAAGGCGTAAAGCCAGCCTTTAAGATTTCTTGTAGCGTAAATTGCACTAAGGCATTCCACAGGATTGCCCCACGCCCCGTCAAAAACCCAAAGCGTGAGCCGCTAATTTTTGCCGCTCGTTCAGTATCAATCAATCCATGTCGCTCTGCCAATGTGACGTAGTCAAGGGGTGTGAAGGAAAACTTTGTTTGCTCACCAACAACTCTTATTTCTTTATTATCTTTATCCGTGGCTCCATTTGGTGTTTCTGCTGCAGGTAGATTTGGTATTTTTCGCAAACTGTCTTGCAGTGTTACTTCACAAGTCCGCAAGTCCGCTGTCAGTGACTCTTCTTGGCTTTTAAGTTTTGCAAATTTGGCAATCGCTTTTTTCTTTTCTGCGTCAGCAAGTTTCAAAATCTCTTTGGAAAAAGAGTTTTTTTGTGCATTAATCACTTCGAGTTCTTGGGAAAGTTTCTTTCGTTTTTCATCAACACTGAGAATACTGGTAATTTCATCGGCAAAACGTTTGCTTCGTCGTTGTAATGCTTTTTTTACCTCTTCTGTATTCGAACGAATGTATTTAATGTCGAGCATATATAATTATTGTTGAGGTTCGTCTCCCGGTGCTTGATTATCACCATCGTGTCGATGTTCAAATCGAAATTCGATCCGGCCGAGAACCACTAATACAATTAATGCAGCAGCGGTAGCGATAAAGGCGATCGTGTACATACCCAGACCAACAGCCATGCCAAGAGCTGCCACTACCCAGATACCGGCGGCGGTCGTTAAACCATGAATTGATCCCCTGCCTTGGATAATAGCGCCAGCGCCGAGGAAGCCGATACCGGTGACTACCTGGGCAGCAATGCGGGTAATGTCCACGACGCCATTGGGATCATACTGGTTGATCGCACTTAATGAAATCAGCATCAGAACTGTAGCGCCAAGCGAAACCATTATATTAGTCCGCAACCCAGCCGGTTTATGATAAAATTTTCGTTCTAAACCAATAATGCCGGACAAAAGTAAAGAGAGTCCGATACGGATAATAATATCCAATGTGGTTAATTCGCCTATTGTTTCTGGGGTTGGTGTCATATAGTTGTTACAGTCCTAATGTTTGATGAATATTTTGAAGTGCGGTAAGCACGATGGTTACATGTTCGTCTAGTGGCAAATTCAGTTCAGCTGCGCCTTGGCGTATTTCATCGCGATTTACCTGTCGGGCGAATGCGGGTTGATTAATCTTTTTAATCACTGACTCCACGGTGACTTCGGATAATTTTTTATTGGGGCGGACAAGCGCTACCGCGACAATCAATCCACATAATTCGTCAACTGCGAATATTGCCTTTTTTGCTTGCGTGTCCCGTGGTTTGCCGGTGTGAGCCGCGTGCGCTAGGATTGTTTCGATAAAATCATCCGCATACCCCTTTGTACGAAGTATTTCACTACCGCGATATGGATGGTCTTTTAAGTCGGGGTAGCGTTCGTAATCGAAGTCATGCAAAAGGCCAACCATCCCCCACCAATCAACGTCTTCTTCAAATTTCGTCGCATATGCACGCATAGCGGCTTCAACCGCAAACATATGCTTTTGCAGGTTAGGATTTTGAACGTACTCGTTAAGTAGTAAAAGTGCGTCTGCTCTAGTCGGCGTCATGATCAGTCACAGGCTTAAGCGTGGGAAATAAAATAACTTCCTTTAAATTTTGAGAATCAGTCAATAGTGCCACTAAGCGATCGATGCCAATTCCAATACCGGCGGTTGGGGGCATTCCATGAGACAGAGCTTCAATAAAGTCCTCGTCTATCCGCTGGGCTTCATCATCTCCTGCCGCGCGCATCTCTTCTTGGTTTGCAAATCGCGCACGTTGATCAATTGGATCATTTAATTCAGTAAAAGCATTGCATAATTCCGTGCGCCCAGCTAGCAGCTGAAATCGCTCAACGTAGCGTTCATTCCCAGAGCATTTTTTTGCCAATGGTGATAATTCAATCGGGTACTCGATAATAAATGTAGGATCGATTGTATTTTTTCGTACGGTTTCCTTAAATAGCTCATCCATCAGCTTGGCTCTATTCGATTTGGGATCGAATGATACTGCTCTTGCAGTCAGTGCTTTTCGCAAGTCGTCATCACTCGCTGTATCAATATCCACTTTTGCATTGTGCTTTATTGCGTCGCGAAATTTAGTAATGTGATACGGAGCGGTAAAATTAATTTCCTGATTGTGAGTTGTAATGGTCAAAGTACCGTGCAAAGCTTGCACAATTGAAGTAATTATCGTTTCGGTAAATTTCATCATCTGCGCATAATCCCAATAAGCGGCATACATTTCAATTTGGGTAAACTCAGGATTATGATCACGATCAATACCTTCATTACGAAAACATCTCGCGATTTCGTATACCTTTTCAAATCCACCGACAATCAACCGCTTGAGATACAATTCAGGAGCAATCCGTAAATAAAGATCAGCATCCAACGCATTATGATGTGTGATGAAGGGGCGCGCTGTAGCACCGCCTGGAATTGATTGTAAAACCGGCGTATCAACCTCCATAAATCCTTCTGCCTCAACGACGCTTCGAAGGGTTTTGATTAACAGTGCTCGTTTGCGGA from Candidatus Kerfeldbacteria bacterium includes these protein-coding regions:
- a CDS encoding MgtC/SapB family protein, translating into MTPTPETIGELTTLDIIIRIGLSLLLSGIIGLERKFYHKPAGLRTNIMVSLGATVLMLISLSAINQYDPNGVVDITRIAAQVVTGIGFLGAGAIIQGRGSIHGLTTAAGIWVVAALGMAVGLGMYTIAFIATAAALIVLVVLGRIEFRFEHRHDGDNQAPGDEPQQ
- the lysS gene encoding lysine--tRNA ligase, whose product is MSRIDEEYLIRIKKLDQLRQAGIDPYPPRTSRRQSIDYIVRSFDQFLGTGKPLTIPGRIKSIRAHGGSTFVTITDDSGSIQGYLKKDTMNAGQYDLFSTTVDIGDFISLTGTPFTTKRGEKTILATDYSMLSKSLLPLPEKWHGLSDVEIRYRKRYLDLISNEGIKDIFRKRALLIKTLRSVVEAEGFMEVDTPVLQSIPGGATARPFITHHNALDADLYLRIAPELYLKRLIVGGFEKVYEIARCFRNEGIDRDHNPEFTQIEMYAAYWDYAQMMKFTETIITSIVQALHGTLTITTHNQEINFTAPYHITKFRDAIKHNAKVDIDTASDDDLRKALTARAVSFDPKSNRAKLMDELFKETVRKNTIDPTFIIEYPIELSPLAKKCSGNERYVERFQLLAGRTELCNAFTELNDPIDQRARFANQEEMRAAGDDEAQRIDEDFIEALSHGMPPTAGIGIGIDRLVALLTDSQNLKEVILFPTLKPVTDHDAD
- a CDS encoding HU family DNA-binding protein encodes the protein MAKMTKSQLMAHLSEKSGLSKKEVTSMMDLLVETAYGEVKSSGEFTVPGLGKLVKKHRAARSGRNPATGATIQIPAKTVVKFRVAKAAKEAIL
- the alr gene encoding alanine racemase, with translation MSQHLPITWVEISRSAILHNIRTLRRLLSPGTQFMPIIKSNAYGHGFEQLTKILTAARTAWIGVVNADEALRLRQLNRHAKILILSFFDPALLSDVIRKKIRLPVYGLSAARSINAVAKQLQVKAYVHLKIDTGTSRLGVLPADAVRLALKLRALDHLVVEGIFTHFADAENPDQKVTKRQHALFANVITSIETAGIRIPIKHAACSAALMLNPRTHLDLVRAGIALYGLNSIESKHTSVRLLPALSWHTRVIQVKEIPAGSRIGYGQTYRSAHAMKLAILPVGYWDGYDRKLSNVASVIIKGKKCPVRGRICMNLMMVDVTGVSSVAASDRATLIGYTGAVRISADDLAHHAGTINYEIVTRINPLIPRIIVA
- a CDS encoding HDIG domain-containing protein is translated as MTPTRADALLLLNEYVQNPNLQKHMFAVEAAMRAYATKFEEDVDWWGMVGLLHDFDYERYPDLKDHPYRGSEILRTKGYADDFIETILAHAAHTGKPRDTQAKKAIFAVDELCGLIVAVALVRPNKKLSEVTVESVIKKINQPAFARQVNRDEIRQGAAELNLPLDEHVTIVLTALQNIHQTLGL
- the serS gene encoding serine--tRNA ligase, which translates into the protein MLDIKYIRSNTEEVKKALQRRSKRFADEITSILSVDEKRKKLSQELEVINAQKNSFSKEILKLADAEKKKAIAKFAKLKSQEESLTADLRTCEVTLQDSLRKIPNLPAAETPNGATDKDNKEIRVVGEQTKFSFTPLDYVTLAERHGLIDTERAAKISGSRFGFLTGRGAILWNALVQFTLQEILKAGFTPFYSPVLVKKEVMVDSGYDSYVEGGEAYLLEQDGLYLVGTGEHALLPYHRDEILQETDLPRKYTTYSSCFRREAGSYGKDTKGILRVHQFDKQELVVLTTPHNAVKVFDELVALQESIISQLELSYHLLAVCTGDLPRPSSRVTDLECWIPSEKKYRETHSASNCTDYQARLNNIRYKTKEGKTQFVHILNATAMTPRTLIAILEQHQRADGSIAIPKVLHPFTFGLTSITS
- a CDS encoding D-alanine--D-alanine ligase, whose amino-acid sequence is MAKRIRIGIIFGGRSSEHEVSLVSATSVMQHLNPKKFEVVPIGITKSGAWVTEANPLRRLKGNTQLSTPSESIITPDANARGLVTVRTKKKIEHQLSTLDVVFPVLHGPYGEDGTIQGLLELANIPYVGSGVLGSAVAMDKVVQKQVCQQLDIPVVPYTSVKLDDLSKRRATVLRAVQQLGYPVFVKPANLGSSVGISKVKTQRDLIAAIRYAGRYDRKIIIEKAVVQPREIEVAVLGNDQPQASLPGEIISSNEFYDYDAKYVDGKSFDQIPARLPKNIITAIQRWAVQAFTACNCAGLARVDFLVSKKDGRVFLNEINTIPGFTSISMYPKLWQASGLSYSKLLEKLIALALERFKQKKNLLTSYQPKSNWYH
- a CDS encoding PD-(D/E)XK nuclease family protein, whose amino-acid sequence is MAYSQKKKIWLSPTGLETVNRCPRCFWLQYKKKLRQPEGIVSRLANRFDVIIKKYFDLYRPIGELPPLLEGKVDGTLQHPFQEVYFYHHDEDYGLMGKLDECLVTKKGTYTPVDHKTSSSDPNERPMIPAYQMQLDTYAFLLEKNNRPSSGIGHLLYFYPAQSDDLHNRFPMEITLKTLKTDPQHSFEAFKKAISVLNGKMPKPAPDCPFCTWHTEYSKAIKEK